A DNA window from Thiobacillus denitrificans ATCC 25259 contains the following coding sequences:
- a CDS encoding c-type cytochrome — MADTHAKMTQATPQEILIAILAGLLAPLLAIVLIVQLVLGIQKDHKPDTTSEAAQKATLARIAPVSQLAAADANAPKVEKSGQEVYEAVCAACHGSGALGAPKFEAKGDWTARLAQGYDTLVKHAIEGIRAMPPRGGAADLSDVEVARAVAYLGNSAGADFKAPEAAPAGAPAAAAASAAKPDPAKGKAVYDANCVACHGTGVAGAPKLGDKAAWGTRLDQGFDTLYSHALNGIRGMPAKGGNASLSEGDLANAVAYLVTEAGGKL, encoded by the coding sequence ATGGCCGACACGCACGCCAAGATGACTCAAGCCACTCCGCAGGAAATCCTCATCGCCATTTTGGCCGGACTGCTCGCCCCCTTGCTGGCGATCGTCCTGATCGTTCAGTTGGTGCTCGGCATCCAGAAAGACCACAAGCCCGACACGACCAGCGAAGCCGCGCAAAAAGCGACGCTCGCACGGATCGCTCCGGTCTCGCAGCTCGCGGCAGCCGACGCCAACGCGCCCAAGGTCGAAAAGTCGGGCCAGGAAGTCTATGAAGCGGTGTGCGCCGCGTGCCACGGCAGCGGCGCCCTCGGCGCGCCGAAGTTCGAGGCCAAGGGCGACTGGACGGCACGGCTCGCGCAAGGCTACGACACGCTGGTCAAGCACGCGATCGAAGGCATCCGCGCGATGCCGCCGCGCGGCGGCGCGGCCGACCTCTCCGACGTCGAAGTCGCGCGCGCGGTCGCCTATCTCGGCAACTCCGCCGGCGCCGATTTCAAGGCGCCCGAGGCAGCACCGGCCGGCGCGCCTGCTGCCGCGGCGGCGAGCGCGGCCAAGCCCGACCCGGCGAAAGGCAAGGCCGTGTACGACGCCAACTGCGTCGCCTGCCACGGCACCGGCGTCGCCGGCGCACCGAAGCTCGGCGACAAGGCCGCGTGGGGCACGCGCCTCGACCAGGGCTTCGACACCCTCTACAGCCACGCGCTCAACGGCATCCGCGGCATGCCGGCGAAGGGCGGCAACGCTTCGCTGTCGGAAGGCGATCTCGCCAATGCGGTGGCCTACCTCGTCACCGAAGCGGGCGGCAAGCTTTAA
- a CDS encoding gamma-butyrobetaine hydroxylase-like domain-containing protein, producing the protein MAIPTPTDIQLHQTSRKLEIAFSDGARFELPYEFLRVYSPSAEVRGHGPGQEVLQVGKRDVLINAAEPVGLYGINFFFSDGHDTGIYSWEYLHDLGVNQAALWDEYLKRMDAAGASRDPGIAQMFEHRPKTK; encoded by the coding sequence ATGGCCATTCCCACCCCCACCGACATCCAGTTGCACCAGACGTCGCGCAAGCTTGAAATCGCGTTTTCGGACGGCGCCCGCTTCGAGCTGCCCTACGAATTCCTGCGCGTCTACTCGCCGTCGGCCGAGGTGCGCGGCCACGGCCCGGGGCAGGAAGTCCTGCAGGTCGGCAAGCGCGACGTGCTGATCAACGCCGCCGAACCGGTCGGGCTGTACGGGATCAACTTCTTCTTCTCGGACGGCCACGACACCGGAATCTATTCCTGGGAATATCTCCACGACCTCGGCGTCAATCAGGCGGCCTTGTGGGACGAATACCTCAAGCGCATGGACGCCGCCGGGGCGTCGCGCGACCCCGGCATCGCCCAGATGTTCGAGCACCGGCCCAAGACCAAGTAA